A genomic stretch from Pieris brassicae chromosome 9, ilPieBrab1.1, whole genome shotgun sequence includes:
- the LOC123714631 gene encoding uncharacterized protein LOC123714631, with the protein MRKISRRSRTPNWSPEEKQYLLDLIKERKEIVINKPNAPINYEEKDVAWNEILQELTSKFGPKFTEFSIKKLKTQWQNMKRIAREEISLNGPTVNNYTRQSFEVCNILDLVKNGEIKQEEKAQSIETILKTDIEIKTECIDDDLNAQSCKTQPKVDTIIMDSSSSSFSEPMDLSEPTNVVDSGNHKTAETMTEAFVDINLFPRVPNDFLRFSTTEKEMKMEALKEEMQIIRSMRETAELNKIIAEQKLKHVIWVKKQEMAMYSGEPGSGAGKGGGAGGSIREAGGSFGKMEAVREDEYFYKKQKEQLSNLKGHMEKEIAFHQEQIKRHEDAIRRHKQTLSTVGDQN; encoded by the exons ATGAGAAAAATAAGCCGACGCTCAAGGACACCAAATTGGTCACCAGAAGAAAAACAGTATCTACTCGACTTAATCAAAGAGCGAAAAGAAATTGTCATCAATAAACCCAATGCACCAATCAATTACGAAGAAAAAGATGTCGCGTGGAACGAGATACTACAGGAATTAACCTCTAAATTCGGTCCTAAATTTACCGAATTctcgataaaaaaattgaaaactcAATGGCAGAATATGAAACGTATCGCTCGGGAggaaatttctttaaatggcCCAACAGTAAATAACTATACAAGACAATCATTTGAAGTATGTAACATCCttgatttagttaaaaatggtgaaataaaacaagaagAGAAAGCACAGTCCattgaaacaattttaaaaactgatattgaaattaaaacggAATGCATTGATga tgATCTGAATGCACAAAGCTGTAAAACGCAGCCTAAAGTTGACACTATAATTATGGactcatcatcatcatccttCTCAGAACCAATGGATTTGAGTGAGCCTACAAATGTCGTAGACTCTGGAAATCATAAGACTGCTGAAACTATGACAGAAGCTTTCGTAGATATAAACTTGTTCCCACGAGTACCAAATGACTTTTTgag GTTTTCCACAACtgaaaaagaaatgaaaatgGAAGCTCTTAAAGAAGAAATGCAAATAATACGATCAATGAGAGAAACGGCCGAGTTGAATAAAATCATAGCTGAACAAAAACTGAAACATGTCATTTGGGTAAAGAAACAAGAGATGGC AATGTATTCTGGTGAACCTGGATCAGGTGCTGGAAAAGGTGGCGGTGCTGGTGGATCCATCCGTGAAGCTGGTGGTTCCTTTGGCAAGATGGAAGCTGTCAGGGaagatgaatatttttataaaaag CAAAAAGAACAACTATCAAACTTAAAAGGCCACATGGAAAAGGAGATTGCATTCCATCAAGAGCAAATCAAGCGCCATGAAGATGCTATCAGACGCCACAAGCAAACTCTATCAACTGTTGGGGACCAGAActga